In a single window of the Bacillus mycoides genome:
- a CDS encoding N-acetylmuramoyl-L-alanine amidase family protein: protein MKKRVTLLLFIILIMGTGVSFIHAKGHKNISQEDLRLRGKTIVIDPGHGGGDRGTKGKKFGTIEKELNLKVAQNIKKELEERTDAKVILTREKDASLLSETKQKEELQARVKVVKEHAADLYISIHHDAFEDTNVKGITTHYGSNKRKDKKLAKIVQEAIFDQNIDSRDRGVHGSDFLVLRENSSPAILIELGFTSNASDEKRMNSEEFQAKSQKGIVDGIINYFTM from the coding sequence ATGAAAAAAAGAGTGACATTGCTTTTATTTATAATATTAATAATGGGCACAGGAGTTAGTTTCATACATGCTAAGGGGCATAAAAATATATCACAAGAGGATTTACGATTAAGAGGAAAAACAATTGTAATTGATCCAGGGCATGGTGGAGGAGATAGAGGGACGAAAGGAAAGAAATTTGGAACGATTGAAAAAGAGCTTAATTTAAAAGTAGCACAAAATATAAAGAAAGAATTAGAAGAAAGAACGGATGCAAAAGTTATATTGACGCGTGAAAAAGATGCGAGTTTACTTTCAGAAACAAAACAAAAGGAAGAATTGCAAGCGCGTGTCAAAGTAGTGAAAGAACATGCGGCGGATCTTTATATTAGCATTCATCATGATGCTTTTGAGGATACAAATGTAAAAGGAATAACAACTCATTATGGATCTAATAAAAGGAAAGATAAAAAATTAGCTAAGATCGTACAAGAAGCTATTTTTGATCAAAATATAGACAGCCGAGATCGAGGTGTTCATGGCAGTGATTTTCTTGTCTTACGAGAAAATTCTTCTCCGGCTATCCTAATAGAATTAGGGTTTACATCTAATGCGAGTGATGAAAAAAGAATGAATTCAGAAGAATTCCAAGCAAAATCGCAAAAAGGAATTGTGGATGGCATTATTAATTATTTTACGATGTAA